The Podospora bellae-mahoneyi strain CBS 112042 chromosome 7, whole genome shotgun sequence genome includes a window with the following:
- the MIP1 gene encoding DNA-directed DNA polymerase gamma mip1 (COG:L; BUSCO:EOG092603KJ; EggNog:ENOG503NTXD), with protein MLLPYRRVAAGRDAPVASFIRLARHCAGRRPISSRRWISQTAATQDETTENLSVPCTARYNEIGVQQLSSHIYDQLFPKGNTSPPSEELVSLARDHLRRHELLGKNTDTSAPVAFDLPPLVGSTLDEHFHKLGVDAAEPFLTHAKRFALANPPPKPRKWVRRSGWTKYYADGRTEPVDAPEGEAMTFDTEVMWKESPYAVMACAATADAWYAWLSPWLLGETENEHQLIPVGDPTKERVIIGHNIGYDRARILEEYSLTQTRNSFLDTMSLHVAVNGMCSQQRPTWMKHRKDREFRDKIAKESSNAELVELLNNGAFSAQEEELWVERSSINSLRDVAQFHLGVTIDKEARNAFGEFDRDGINQQLDELLTYCAADVAITHRVYQVVFPNFLRVCPHPVSFAALRHLSNVILPVNKTWDSYIANAEATYRKLSDGVRERLVALTDKAREIKKQPEKWSTDPWMSQLDWSGQEVKMTKGTPTSPPREYKNQKMPGEPNWYRNLFPKAKGPINLTVRTRIAPLLLRLSWDGHPLFWSDKHGWTFRVPLADMKKYLDKQMKPCDFEGETVLAVKEDTKHAYFKLPHKDGPTARCTNPMAKSYLSYFEKGTLSSEYDYAKEALEMNASCSYWISSRDRIMSQLVVYESNLPEPVRPKDFPEDAPTPGFILPQVIPMGTVTRRAVENTWLTASNAKKNRVGSELKAMVRAPPGYVFVGADVDSEELWIASVVGDATFKLHGGNAIGFMTLEGTKAQGTDLHSRTAAILGITRNDAKVFNYGRIYGAGLKFAGQLLRQFNPSLSEQETLNIAGKLYATTKGTKTNRKSLYKRPFWRGGTESFVFNKLEEFAEQSHPRTPVLGAGITEALTARFLSKGGYLTSRINWAIQSSGVDYLHLLIVSMDYLTRRFNIACRLAITVHDEIRYLVQEHDKYRAAMALQISNLWTRAMFAQQVGIHDLPQSCAFFSAVDIDTVLRKEVDMPCITPSNPIPIPPGETVDINQLLSKGSLARLDPTITPDPTYAPRVNHIKYVPRKPVMEQLQEEEHAHEDEKSKLRFIRAQIANDEAEFREILRETRGETQREKCIPKVPVKILKKPYSASAKLLPGAARYGQREPVMVGEAFEGVRYKSWPGGSGSGGSKKWDGGREKGRERVHWDFTM; from the coding sequence ATGCTGCTCCCTTACCGCAGGGTCGCGGCAGGACGAGACGCGCCGGTCGCCAGCTTCATCCGTCTTGCGAGACACTGCGCCGGCAGAcgtcccatctcatcccgGCGGTGGATTTCGCAAACCGCTGCTACTCAAGACGAAACCACCGAAAACCTATCAGTGCCATGTACTGCGCGGTACAACGAGATTGGCGTACAGCAACTGAGCTCGCACATTTACGACCAGTTGTTCCCCAAGGGCAacacctcacccccctccgaAGAGCTGGTCAGTCTTGCGCGGGACCACCTTCGACGTCACGAACTGCTGGGGAAAAACACCGACACCTCGGCGCCCGTCGCATTCGATCTCCCGCCGCTGGTCGGAAGCACCCTCGACGAGCATTTCCACAAACTAGGCGTCGATGCCGCCGAgcccttcctcacccacGCGAAGCGGTTTGCCCTGGCAAATCCGCCACCGAAACCGAGAAAATGGGTGCGCCGGAGCGGGTGGACAAAGTACTACGCCGATGGCCGGACCGAGCCAGTGGATGCGCCTGAGGGAGAAGCCATGACATTTGACACCGAAGTCATGTGGAAGGAAAGCCCGTACGCCGTCATGGCCTGCGCTGCGACGGCCGATGCTTGGTATGCCTGGTTGTCGCCGTGGCTGTTGGGCGAGACAGAAAACGAACATCAGCTCATCCCGGTGGGCGATCCAACAAAAGAGCGAGTGATAATAGGGCACAATATCGGATACGATCGGGCGAGGATATTGGAGGAATACAGCCTGACACAGACGAGGAATTCGTTCCTGGACACCATGTCATTGCACGTTGCTGTCAATGGCATGTGTTCGCAACAACGACCAACGTGGATGAAGCACAGGAAGGACCGCGAGTTTCGGGACAAGATCGCCAAGGAGTCGAGCAATGCCGAGCTCGTCGAATTGTTGAACAATGGTGCGTTTTCGGCCCAGGAGGAAGAACTTTGGGTGGAAAGGAGTTCGATCAATTCACTGCGGGATGTTGCACAGTTCCACCTCGGCGTCACAATCGACAAAGAAGCCCGCAACGCTTTTGGCGAGTTTGACCGGGATGGCATCAACCAGCAGTTGGATGAGCTTTTGACTTACTGCGCTGCTGATGTGGCCATCACCCATCGTGTCTACCAAGTGGTGTTTCCCAACTTTCTTCGCGTCTGCCCACATCCTGTTAGCTTCGCTGCGTTGAGGCATCTATCGAATGTGATTTTGCCCGTCAACAAAACATGGGACTCTTACATCGCCAATGCGGAAGCCACGTACAGGAAGCTATCTGATGGTGTCCGTGAGCGGTTGGTTGCCCTTACAGACAAGGCTCGCGAAATCAAAAAGCAGCCCGAGAAGTGGAGTACCGATCCCTGGATGTCGCAACTGGACTGGTCTGGACAGGAGGTCAAGATGACCAAGGGGACTCCGACCAGCCCCCCGAGAGAATACAAGAACCAAAAGATGCCAGGGGAGCCAAATTGGTATAGAAATCTGTTTCCCAAGGCTAAAGGCCCTATCAACCTCACTGTGCGAACAAGAATTGCACCACTTCTTCTCCGGCTGTCCTGGGATGGACACCCGTTGTTTTGGTCGGATAAGCATGGCTGGACCTTCAGAGTGCCCTTGGCCGATATGAAGAAGTACCTCGACAAGCAGATGAAGCCCTGTGATTTCGAGGGGGAGACAGTCTTGGCCGTCAAAGAGGACACAAAACACGCCTACTTCAAGCTGCCACACAAGGACGGTCCCACGGCTCGCTGCACCAACCCCATGGCAAAGAGCTATCTCAGCTATTTCGAAAAGGGGACGTTGTCGTCGGAATACGACTACGCCAAAGAGGCCCTGGAGATGAACGCTTCTTGCTCCTACTGGATCAGCTCCCGCGACAGGATCATGTCCCAGCTGGTGGTGTACGAGTCCAACCTCCCCGAGCCTGTCCGCCCCAAAGACTTCCCCGAGGATGCCCCAACACCAGGGTTTATTCTTCCTCAGGTCATCCCCATGGGCACCGTGACCCGCCGCGCGGTAGAAAACACCTGGCTCACGGCCTCCAACGCAAAAAAGAACCGCGTCGGTTCCGAGCTCAAAGCCATGGTCCGCGCTCCACCGGGGTACGTTTTTGTCGGCGCCGACGTTGATTCAGAAGAGCTCTGGATCGCCTCTGTGGTGGGAGACGCAACGTTTAAACTCCACGGCGGGAATGCCATCGGGTTCATGACATTAGAGGGCACCAAGGCCCAAGGCACCGACCTCCACTCCCGCACCGCCGCCATTTTGGGCATCACCCGCAACGACGCCAAGGTGTTCAACTATGGGCGTATTTACGGTGCGGGCCTAAAATTCGCCGGCCAGCTCCTCAGGCaattcaacccctccctttccGAGCAAGAAACACTCAACATCGCCGGCAAGCTATACGCCACGACAAAGGGCACAAAAACTAATCGCAAGTCCCTGTATAAACGCCCCTTTTGGCGCGGAGGGACAGAGTCGTTTGTGTTCAACAAGCTGGAGGAATTCGCCGAGCAATCCCACCCTCGCACCCCCGTGTTGGGGGCGGGCATCACCGAGGCGTTGACTGCGAGGTTTTTGTCGAAGGGGGGGTATCTGACCTCGAGAATCAACTGGGCCATTCAGTCTTCTGGAGTCGActacctccacctcctcatcgtctcAATGGACTACCTCACCCGGAGATTCAACATTGCCTGCCGACTCGCCATCACGGTCCACGACGAGATTCGATATCTGGTCCAAGAACACGACAAGTACCGCGCTGCGATGGCGCTTCAAATATCCAACCTCTGGACGAGGGCAATGTTTGCCCAGCAAGTCGGCATCCACGACCTTCCCCAATCGtgcgccttcttctccgcgGTAGATATTGACACCGTCCTAAGAAAAGAAGTCGATATGCCATgcatcaccccctccaacccaatccccatcccaccagGGGAAACAGTCGACATCAATCAACTCCTCTCCAAAGGCTCCCTTGCCCGGTTGGACCCAACTATAACCCCCGACCCAACATATGCTCCGCGAGTCAATCACATCAAGTATGTCCCCCGCAAGCCGGTGATGGAACAGctccaggaggaggaacacgCCCACGAAGACGAGAAGTCGAAGCTCAGGTTCATCAGGGCCCAGATCGCAAACGACGAGGCAGAGTTTAGGGAGATATTAAGGGAGACGAGGGGAGAAACTCAGAGAGAGAAATGCATCCCCAAGGTGCCGGTCAAGATTCTCAAAAAGCCGTATAGTGCCAGTGCTAAGCTGCTGCCGGGGGCGGCGAGGTACGGGCAGCGGGAGCCGGTcatggtgggggaggcgtTCGAGGGGGTCAGGTACAAGAGTTGGCCTGGGGGAAGTGGGAGTGGAGGGAGTAAaaaatgggatggggggagggaaaaggggagggagagggtaCACTGGGATTTTACTATGTAG
- a CDS encoding hypothetical protein (COG:O; EggNog:ENOG503P784): protein MANNFFDSGFDEFLGELANFTLPFPGLPLPAPSAASNRQQHTSQPALGRPASVSFELPRLPAFGAVWPVPSAPPPAFPPLPALPGASSWSAAQQWQPPRQPAQAGARPDAAASLISRPTFSLLHGAPHPPTPMPSTAPVTTSLPGPFFHQPSTTIGSTSASASAQSGPANLPQPRRTTVNNPSQFLPSSSRPANSLHNTVNTPRTITPTPPVHQREPNSDDFYLNQLTPDFSTPSLESDSDRFYLDQLSRDFSRPSLPSTSATPQRSATRSNNPDTNNAFSQTLHRILPPPAPPAGLRAPPPPSTRSTPTSNTNEESSDSDSAYTMPASSRPVRRRSGQADRLTLPHVPRVSGASSSSSGAAAANQSQANSSKSQLSQARTAPQATPRRASNGSISAAGSGTKRKREAFEIDDDDLFGDNDLEVVDLVDKDVADLASDEKEKKEDRKKNWVKLSQFQCVICMDDVTDLTVTYCGHLFCSECLHSALQITPHKRICPICRQKIENKNASGKFGPKSKGYYPLEIKLMTKKSLGKKVAVAAAAGRNTGEH from the exons ATGGCCAACAACTTTTTTGACTCGGGCTTTGACGAGTTCCTTGGAG AGCTTGCGAATTTTACACTTCCCTTCCCAGGTCTGCCTTTACCAGCACCCTCTGCTGCGAGCAACCGCCAGCAGCACACATCTCAGCCAGCCCTAGGACGCCCGGCATCCGTCTCCTTCGAGCTCCCCAGACTCCCTGCCTTCGGAGCCGTGTGGCCGGTGCCATCAGCACCCCCGCCGGCatttcctccccttcccgcccTCCCCGGGGCCTCGTCGTGGTCTGCAGCGCAGCAGTggcaaccaccacgacaGCCTGCACAAGCCGGAGCTCGTCCTGACGCCGCTGCATCATTAATTTCCAGACCCACTTTTTCACTTTTACACGGCGCCCCCCACCCTCCGACGCCGATGCCGTCAACGGCTCCGGTTACCACTTCTCTCCCTGGGCCCTTCTTtcatcaaccatcaacaacaatcggctcaacctcagcctcaGCCTCAGCCCAATCCGGTCCTGCGAATCTGCCACAGCCACGGCGCACCACtgtcaacaacccctcccaatTCCTCCCTTCTTCGTCTCGTCCCGCTAATTCACTCCACAATACCGTGAATACCCCGAGAACAatcaccccaaccccacctgTGCACCAGCGCGAACCAAACAGCGACGACTTCTATCTGAACCAACTCACCCCCGACTTTTCCACCCCTTCTCTCGAATCAGACAGCGACCGCTTTTACCTCGACCAACTCTCTCGTGATTTTTCCCGCCCATCGCTCCCTTCCACCTCTGCTACTCCACAAAGGTCGGCCACGAGGAGCAATAATCccgacaccaacaacgcATTCAGCCAGACACTCCACAGGAttcttccccctccagcGCCACCCGCTGGCCTGAGAGCCCCCCCGCCACCTTCGACAAGATCCACGCCAACCTCGAACACCAACGAAGAATCCAGCGACTCCGACTCGGCCTACACCATGCCAGCTTCATCGCGACCAGTGCGTCGTCGCTCTGGGCAAGCTGACCGCCTCACGCTCCCTCATGTCCCTCGCGTCTCGGGtgcctcctcatcgtcttccggcgccgctgccgccaatCAGTCACAAGCAAACTCATCAAAGTCACAGCTGAGCCAGGCTCGGACAGCACCGCAAGCAACGCCGAGGAGAGCGAGCAATGGCTCGATATCTGCGGCAGGGTCCGGCACAAAGCGCAAACGCGAGGCGTTTGAGATCGATGACGATGATCTGTTTGGAGACAACGACCTAGAGGTTGTTGACTTGGTGGACAAGGACGTGGCTGACCTGGCGTCGGacgagaaagagaagaaggaggacaggAAGAAGAATTGGGTCAAGCTGTCGCAGTTTCAGTGTGTCATTTGCATGGATGATGTCACGGATTTGACGGTCACCTATTGCG GTCATCTCTTTTGCAGCGAGTGCCTACATTCAGCTCTGCAAATAACACCCCACAAGCGGATCTGCCCGATTTGCAGGCAGAAAATCGAGAACAAGAATGCGAGCGGGAAGTTTGGGCCTAAGAGCAAGGGGTATTATCCTCTGGAGATTAAGctgatgacgaagaagagtttggggaagaaggtggcggtggctgctgctgctggtagaAATACCGGCGAGCACTGA
- the SCP1 gene encoding calponin (COG:Z; EggNog:ENOG503NXUA), whose protein sequence is MASVTSLDGDLRRLRLEKYTPAAANEAKQWIESVIGETLPGKDLLEGLKDGVALCKLVNLAIGPPGVKFKKSAMPFVQMENISHFLRACQTPPLNLQQHDMFLTVDLYERKDPAQVLQCLGAFSRAANAANPDTFPNPIGPKAKNPALLSPQPTGYNTPPLIRGRGNSNASNASSSVYGRGTPSLSASRTGGDDGPWGRAKSPTNGATSPGVSSWSKKEHEGATSPAWNIAQYGYMGGANQNNLGIAFGGRRQITSAGPAVPSLYEKEKKRKEEAEKLRLQQEEEERKKKAELEAEEARAKKEEERRWEEEAKRIREEERRKIEEEKRRWEEEERQWKMTEEKRRKEEAEAERRLQEERAKARQQKSGSELRGQYLSQYQAGQESSDKERIRQLEEELAKAREREAQYERERQGRSRGHGNRDAKKARSRSRSRPAAADKVSRQDSWSVRDEQNFASKSWHHHQNEVDIEEEPPLSPPLPSQSPRPLPDPANVKTHRTGEKSSLPPPTLPIRKQPTGGQPLPIAKQHTGSRPLPDPTTYSATTSPESTRQLPTPGSAGSNNRSPFAKPISPRSSKQTTSPFSPKPTTTPFSTKPPTISPFTSKPTTHSPFVSKSPFAKPTPQPNSRTDRYLSSNPAPLHSPPTSTFVKELAGTVDEQAEEDRRRQQAQKQTKAAGWASKSLLEREMELERQRQKEWEESQKETAKAVRTADGVEGIGGGIGGRWDVGQWSGYTGGDGQNKGGQGIGANRRQIVGPRPLPGNGGR, encoded by the exons ATGGCGTCCGTGACATCGCTAGACGGCGACTTGCGCCGGTTGCGCCTGGAGAAGTACACGCCCGCCGCTGCGAACGAGGCAAAGCAATGGATAGAGAGTGTCATCGGCGAGACCTTGCCCGGAAAAGACCTGCTCGAGGGACTCAAAGATGGTGTTGCTTTGTGCAA ActcgtcaacctcgccaTCGGTCCTCCAGGAGTCAAGTTCAAGAAATCCGCCATGCCTTTTGTTCAGATGGAAAACATCTCCCACTTTCTCCGCGCCTgccaaacaccacctctcaacctccaacagCACGACATGTTTCTGACTGTCGACCTCTACGAGCGAAAAGATCCCGCCCAGGTCCTCCAGTGCCTTGGTGCTTTCAGCCGGGCGGCCAACGCTGCCAACCCAGACACCTTTCCCAACCCGATCGGTCCCAAAGCCAAGAACCCGGCGCTGTTAAGTCCACAACCGACGGGTTACAATACTCCTCCACTTATACGTGGCCGGGGGAATTCCAATGCTAGCAATGCCTCGTCTTCGGTGTATGGCAGGGGAACGCCGTCATTATCGGCATCGAGAACAGGGGGTGACGACGGACCATGGGGCCGGGCCAAGTCCCCAACGAACGGTGCAACTTCTCCTGGTGTTAGTAGCTGGAGTAAGAAGGAGCACGAAGGCGCCACATCTCCGGCCTGGAACATCGCCCAGTATGGCTACATGGGCGGTGCCAACCAGAATAACCTAGGGATCGCCTTTGGTGGCAGGAGGCAGATCACTAGTGCTGGTCCTGCAGTCCCAAGCTTGtacgagaaggagaagaagagaaaggaggaggccgagaagctgaggctacaacaagaagaagaggagcgcaagaagaaggcggaaCTCGAAGCGGAAGAAGCACgggccaagaaggaagaggagcgaaggtgggaagaggaggccaagCGGATCAGGGAAGAAGAGCGGAGGAAAAttgaagaggagaaaagacggtgggaggaggaggaacggcAGTGGAAGATGACAGAGGAAAAGAGGCGCAAAGAGGAGGCCGAAGCTGAAAGGCGGTTGCAGGAGGAACGTGCGAAGGCTCGACAGCAAAAGAGCGGGTCCGAGCTTCGTGGTCAGTACTTGAGCCAATATCAAGCGGGTCAGGAGTCATCAGATAAGGAACGCATCAGACAGCTCGAAGAAGAGCTTGCAAAGGCACGAGAGAGGGAGGCCCAGTATGAGCGGGAACGTCAGGGGCGGTCTCGCGGACATGGGAACAGGGAtgccaagaaggcgaggtCTCGATCTCGCAGCcggcctgctgctgcggaCAAGGTGAGCAGACAGGACTCGTGGAGTGTGAGGGATGAGCAGAACTTTGCTTCAAAATCGtggcaccatcaccaaaacgAGGTCGACATTGAAGAGGAACCTCCGTTGAGCCCACCGCTTCCATCACAGTCACCGAGACCACTCCCCGACCCGGCAAATGTTAAGACCCATCGCACGGGAGAGAAGTCGTCTTTGCCACCACCGACTTTGCCCATCAGGAAGCAGCCCACTGGTGGTCAACCGCTTCCCATCGCGAAGCAGCACACTGGttctcgccctcttcctgatCCGACTACTTACTCCGCGACAACATCCCCAGAATCAACCCGACAACTCCCCACCCCTGGGTCGGCTGGTAGTAACAACCGCAGCCCGTTTGCAAAGCCAATCAGCCCTCGCTCCtccaaacaaaccaccagccccttttcccctaAACCAACTACCACACCCTTCTCAACCAAACcgcccaccatctccccctttacatccaaaccaacaacccactccccctttgtatccaaatccccctttgccaaacccaccccccaacccaactccCGCACCGACAGgtacctctcctccaaccccgcccccctccatTCCCCCCCTACTTCAACCTTTGTGAAAGAACTTGCCGGGACGGTAGACGAACAAGCAGAGGAGGATCGCCGCCGTCAACAAGCCCAGAAACAGACAAAGGCTGCCGGGTGGGCTAGCAAGTCGCTCTTGGAAAGGGAgatggagctggagagacagagacaaaAGGAGTGGGAAGAGAGCCAGAAGGAAACGGCCAAAGCGGTCAGGACGgcggatggggtggaggggattggAGGTGGGATAGGTGGTAGGTGGGATGTGGGACAGTGGAGTGGGTATAcggggggtgatgggcagAATAAGGGCGGGCAGGGGATTGGGGCCAATAGGAGGCAGATTGTGGGGCCTAGGCCGCTGCcggggaatggggggaggtga